The Acinetobacter sp. GSS19 genome includes a region encoding these proteins:
- the infC gene encoding translation initiation factor IF-3 has translation MKQPDRNQQQGVKSNRPAINDEIRAKEVRLVAEDGEQKGIVSLAEALRAAEDADLDLVEIVANAEPPVCKIMDYNKHLFDLKQKQKDAKKKQHQVQVKEIKLRPATDVGDYQVKLRAIIRFLEEGNKVKITLRFRGREMAHQQLGLAQLQKIEADVAEIGVVEQAPKMEGRQMGMLLGPKKKK, from the coding sequence ATTAAACAGCCTGACCGTAACCAGCAACAAGGTGTTAAGAGTAACCGTCCTGCGATTAACGACGAGATCCGTGCAAAAGAAGTACGCCTCGTTGCTGAGGATGGCGAACAAAAAGGGATCGTTTCTTTAGCGGAAGCGTTGCGTGCTGCAGAAGATGCCGATCTTGACCTTGTTGAGATCGTGGCAAATGCCGAGCCACCTGTTTGTAAGATCATGGATTACAACAAGCATTTGTTTGACCTAAAGCAAAAGCAAAAAGATGCCAAGAAAAAGCAACATCAGGTGCAAGTCAAGGAAATCAAATTACGTCCGGCAACGGATGTAGGCGATTATCAGGTGAAGTTGCGTGCCATTATTCGTTTCCTTGAAGAAGGTAACAAGGTGAAAATTACCTTACGCTTCCGTGGTCGTGAAATGGCGCACCAACAGCTAGGTCTTGCTCAATTACAAAAAATTGAAGCGGATGTCGCTGAAATTGGTGTAGTTGAACAGGCACCAAAAATGGAAGGTCGTCAGATGGGCATGTTGCTTGGACCGAAAAAGAAAAAGTAA
- the thrS gene encoding threonine--tRNA ligase: MPIITLPNGDQKQFDHAVSVMDVAQSIGPGLAKNTVAGRVNDRLVDACDLITEDATLQIITPKDDEGVEIIRHSCAHLVGHAVKQLFPEAKMVIGPVIEEGFYYDIWMPRPFTLDDMAAIEERMKKLIDQDYDVIKKMTPRDEVIAEFTARGEEYKLRLIADMPNETQMGLYYHQDYLDMCRGPHVPNTKFLKSFKLTKISGAYWRGDAKNEQLQRIYGTAWADKKQLAAYIKRIEEAEKRDHRKIGKALDLFHMQEEAPGMVFWHANGWTIYQVLEQYMRKVQQDNGYQEIKTPQIVDFSLWEKSGHAANYAENMFTTHSESRNYAVKPMNCPCHVQVFNQGLKSYRDLPIRLAEFGSCHRNEPSGSLHGIMRVRGFTQDDAHIFCTKEQIGQEVADFIKLTLDVYKDFGFEDVQMKLSTRPEKRVGDDALWDLAEKSLADALDAADLEWELQPGEGAFYGPKIEFSLKDCLGRVWQCGTIQCDFNLPVRLDASYVTEDNDRDQPVMLHRAILGSFERFIGILIEHYAGFMPPWLAPVQACVMNITDAQGVACEQVVAKLKENGIRAISDLRNEKIGFKIRERTLERIPYLLVLGDREVEEGTVNVRTRSGKNLGTMSIEAFVDLVKVAVAERGRYIVE; the protein is encoded by the coding sequence ATGCCAATTATCACTTTGCCAAATGGCGATCAAAAACAATTTGATCATGCTGTATCTGTGATGGACGTTGCTCAAAGCATTGGTCCAGGTCTTGCTAAAAATACGGTCGCTGGCCGTGTGAATGACCGTTTGGTTGATGCATGTGACTTGATCACTGAAGATGCTACCCTGCAAATCATTACCCCTAAAGATGACGAAGGTGTCGAAATTATTCGCCACTCTTGTGCACACTTGGTTGGCCATGCAGTAAAGCAACTGTTCCCAGAAGCAAAAATGGTGATTGGCCCAGTTATTGAGGAAGGGTTCTACTATGATATCTGGATGCCACGTCCTTTCACGCTAGATGATATGGCTGCGATTGAAGAGCGCATGAAAAAGCTCATTGATCAAGATTATGATGTCATCAAAAAAATGACGCCACGTGACGAAGTAATTGCAGAATTCACGGCGCGTGGTGAAGAATATAAATTACGCTTGATCGCAGACATGCCAAATGAAACCCAAATGGGCTTGTACTATCATCAAGACTATTTGGATATGTGCCGCGGTCCGCACGTACCGAATACCAAATTTTTAAAATCGTTCAAGCTCACCAAAATTTCTGGCGCTTACTGGCGCGGTGATGCGAAAAACGAACAATTGCAACGGATCTACGGTACAGCTTGGGCAGACAAGAAACAGCTGGCTGCCTACATCAAACGCATTGAAGAAGCGGAAAAACGCGACCATCGTAAAATCGGTAAGGCACTTGATCTGTTCCATATGCAGGAAGAAGCGCCGGGCATGGTGTTCTGGCATGCCAATGGCTGGACGATTTATCAGGTACTTGAGCAGTACATGCGTAAAGTGCAGCAGGACAATGGTTACCAAGAGATCAAAACGCCACAGATCGTGGATTTCTCTCTTTGGGAAAAATCAGGTCATGCGGCCAACTATGCAGAAAACATGTTTACCACGCATTCAGAGAGCCGTAACTATGCGGTAAAACCGATGAACTGCCCATGTCACGTTCAGGTATTTAACCAAGGCTTAAAATCTTACCGTGACTTGCCAATCCGTTTAGCCGAGTTTGGTTCATGTCACCGTAACGAACCATCAGGTTCATTACACGGGATCATGCGTGTACGTGGCTTTACCCAAGATGACGCGCATATCTTCTGTACCAAAGAACAGATTGGTCAGGAAGTGGCAGACTTCATCAAGTTAACTTTGGACGTTTATAAAGACTTTGGTTTTGAAGATGTGCAAATGAAACTCTCGACACGTCCGGAAAAACGTGTGGGTGATGATGCACTTTGGGACTTGGCGGAAAAATCTTTAGCGGATGCTTTGGATGCTGCCGATCTAGAATGGGAGCTGCAACCAGGTGAAGGTGCATTCTATGGTCCTAAAATTGAATTCTCATTGAAAGACTGCTTGGGCCGTGTATGGCAGTGCGGTACCATCCAATGTGACTTCAACCTGCCTGTACGCTTGGATGCTTCTTATGTGACTGAAGACAATGACCGTGATCAACCAGTCATGTTGCACCGTGCAATTCTTGGCAGTTTTGAGCGTTTTATTGGTATACTTATTGAACACTACGCAGGCTTTATGCCGCCATGGTTGGCGCCAGTACAGGCTTGTGTCATGAATATTACTGATGCTCAAGGTGTAGCCTGTGAACAGGTGGTCGCTAAACTCAAAGAAAATGGCATTCGCGCTATTTCTGACTTGAGAAATGAGAAAATCGGCTTTAAGATTCGTGAACGTACACTCGAGCGAATTCCTTACCTATTGGTACTTGGAGACCGTGAAGTTGAGGAGGGCACCGTGAATGTCCGTACTCGCTCAGGAAAAAATTTAGGTACTATGTCAATTGAAGCATTCGTTGACCTAGTGAAAGTCGCCGTAGCCGAACGCGGCCGGTACATTGTGGAGTAA
- a CDS encoding acyl-CoA synthetase: MVSAYDELPRTPANFVTLSPLRYLERAAYIYPNQAAIIHGQRVISWREKYQRCRQFAHQLHKMGIGRNDTVSVLLPNIPAMLEAHFAVPMIGAVLNTLNTRLDAKTLAFMLNHAESKVLLVDPEFSVLAQEALSMVDHKIFVIDVNDHEYNDGLTPPIGQIEYESWLAEGDIEFEWHLPADEWDAISLNYTSGTTGNPKGVVYHHRGAYINAASNIIACGMMPRATYLWTLPLFHCNGWCFAWTIAANGGTNVCLRKVDAEQIFKLIAEHKVDYFCGAPIVLSMLINTPAEKKTAFDHRVEVMVAGAAPPAAIIEGMRHIGINVTHVYGLTETYGPSALCASQAGWSDLSIQEQAQLHSRQGVPYPLQDGMKVLDPETMQPVPHDGKTLGEIMFRGNIVMKGYLKNPEATAEAFKGGWFHTGDLAVCQPDGYAKITDRSKDVIISGGENISSLEVEEVLYQHPAVLTAAVVAKPDPRWQEVPCAFIELKTGVSATPEELIEHCMKGLARFKVPKDIIITEIPKTSTGKLQKFVLREWAKERANRQFAESIVS; encoded by the coding sequence ATGGTGAGTGCTTACGACGAATTACCGCGTACACCGGCAAATTTTGTGACTTTATCGCCTTTGCGCTATTTGGAACGTGCAGCATACATCTATCCAAATCAAGCTGCGATTATTCATGGTCAACGCGTGATTAGCTGGCGTGAAAAATACCAACGCTGCCGTCAGTTTGCTCATCAATTACATAAAATGGGAATCGGCCGTAATGACACCGTATCCGTACTGTTGCCAAACATTCCCGCAATGCTTGAGGCACATTTTGCCGTTCCAATGATTGGGGCGGTACTCAATACCCTCAACACCCGTCTCGATGCCAAAACACTGGCATTTATGCTGAACCATGCAGAAAGCAAAGTCTTGCTGGTTGATCCTGAATTTTCAGTGTTAGCACAAGAAGCCCTATCGATGGTCGATCACAAGATTTTTGTGATTGATGTCAATGACCATGAATATAACGATGGCTTGACTCCGCCAATTGGGCAAATTGAATATGAAAGCTGGCTGGCCGAAGGAGACATCGAATTCGAATGGCACTTACCAGCAGATGAATGGGATGCGATTAGCCTGAACTATACTTCTGGAACCACAGGCAATCCGAAAGGTGTGGTCTACCATCATCGGGGAGCCTATATCAATGCAGCGAGCAATATCATTGCTTGTGGCATGATGCCACGGGCCACCTATTTATGGACACTTCCCCTGTTCCATTGTAATGGCTGGTGTTTTGCCTGGACCATCGCTGCCAATGGAGGCACCAATGTCTGCTTGCGCAAGGTGGATGCTGAACAGATTTTCAAATTGATTGCAGAACATAAAGTCGATTATTTCTGTGGTGCACCGATCGTGTTATCTATGTTGATCAACACCCCAGCTGAGAAAAAAACTGCATTTGATCACCGTGTTGAAGTGATGGTTGCTGGTGCAGCACCACCGGCTGCGATTATCGAAGGAATGCGCCATATTGGCATTAATGTCACGCATGTTTATGGTTTGACTGAAACCTATGGCCCATCTGCACTCTGTGCGTCTCAAGCAGGCTGGAGCGATCTGTCTATTCAGGAACAGGCGCAGCTACATTCACGCCAAGGGGTGCCTTACCCATTACAAGATGGCATGAAAGTTCTGGATCCAGAAACCATGCAACCTGTTCCTCACGATGGTAAAACCCTGGGGGAAATCATGTTCCGCGGCAACATCGTGATGAAAGGCTATCTCAAGAATCCGGAAGCTACGGCAGAAGCCTTTAAAGGTGGCTGGTTCCACACCGGCGATCTGGCCGTATGCCAACCGGATGGCTATGCCAAGATTACTGATCGTTCTAAAGACGTGATTATTTCAGGTGGAGAAAACATTTCCTCACTTGAAGTAGAAGAGGTGTTATACCAACATCCAGCTGTACTCACTGCTGCCGTGGTAGCAAAACCTGACCCGCGTTGGCAAGAAGTCCCTTGTGCCTTCATTGAACTCAAAACCGGTGTGTCTGCAACACCAGAAGAACTGATTGAACACTGCATGAAAGGTCTGGCACGTTTTAAAGTTCCGAAAGATATCATCATCACGGAGATTCCAAAAACGTCGACCGGAAAACTGCAAAAATTTGTCCTGCGGGAATGGGCTAAAGAACGTGCCAACCGCCAGTTTGCAGAAAGTATCGTTTCTTAA
- the yjgA gene encoding ribosome biogenesis factor YjgA, with protein sequence MARRPKRFTDEDFEILEGRASKTEQKKAVQRMAALGEQLAMLNPKQIQKLPVDERLIDALIEVQNISSHEARRRQFQRVGKLLRNEDETVILSYLTPQQGAKKTAQLQRWVDRIIAQGDPVINEFAKIYNAAERHTLRQHLLRIHRDMTKELPEEELAASKLKLFNYVQQVALISDNT encoded by the coding sequence GTGGCGCGTCGTCCAAAACGTTTTACTGATGAAGATTTCGAAATTTTAGAAGGGCGGGCCAGTAAAACGGAACAAAAAAAAGCTGTGCAACGTATGGCAGCTTTAGGGGAGCAGCTGGCAATGCTGAATCCCAAACAGATTCAAAAACTTCCGGTCGATGAGCGTCTGATTGATGCATTGATTGAAGTGCAGAATATCAGCTCACATGAAGCACGTCGTCGTCAATTTCAGCGTGTAGGTAAATTGCTGCGTAACGAAGATGAAACGGTGATTTTGTCGTACCTGACACCACAGCAAGGCGCTAAAAAAACCGCACAACTGCAGCGCTGGGTAGACCGTATTATTGCTCAGGGTGATCCAGTAATTAATGAATTTGCCAAAATTTATAATGCTGCAGAACGTCATACATTACGTCAGCATTTGTTACGTATTCACCGAGATATGACCAAGGAGCTGCCAGAAGAAGAGCTGGCTGCATCTAAGCTGAAATTATTTAACTATGTGCAGCAGGTCGCTTTGATTTCCGATAATACCTAA
- a CDS encoding HPr family phosphocarrier protein, protein MIDTTIDVINKLGLHARASGKLIEVTTKFRSTIQIGKGDKLVDAKNIMSLLMLGAGKGTTLRIVIEGSDEAQALAEIQALFAAKFYEAE, encoded by the coding sequence ATGATTGACACAACGATTGACGTAATTAATAAACTCGGTTTACATGCACGCGCATCTGGCAAACTGATTGAAGTTACCACCAAGTTTCGTTCTACCATCCAGATTGGTAAGGGCGATAAATTAGTTGATGCGAAAAATATCATGTCCTTGCTTATGCTCGGGGCCGGCAAAGGAACTACTTTGCGAATTGTGATTGAGGGATCGGATGAAGCGCAGGCTTTGGCTGAGATTCAAGCATTATTTGCAGCAAAATTTTATGAGGCTGAATAA
- the rapZ gene encoding RNase adapter RapZ — protein sequence MKRILIVTGQSGSGKSSALQILEDLGYYCIDNLPLALLPEIVDKLDRENNLEQLALGVDVRSTRQDMQEFDHVFEQLKKHGSVDVIYLTAKDEELIARFSASRRPHPLTSRFNTLAQCIHEEKALLLPIQLRATVHIDTTSKSVHDLKHTLLSRLGQSDNLIVILQSFGYKHGIPLDADYVFDVRHLPNPHWDLELRKYSGLDEPVRNFLQASAQTNDMFHDIYHFLDKWLPAFAEGHRHYMTVSVGCTGGQHRSVYIVDRLKKALEAKWSIQVLHREMKHWS from the coding sequence ATGAAGCGCATTTTGATTGTTACAGGACAGTCCGGCTCGGGAAAATCCTCTGCATTGCAGATCTTGGAAGATTTAGGCTACTACTGTATCGACAATTTGCCATTGGCCCTGCTTCCCGAAATTGTTGATAAGCTGGACCGTGAGAATAATCTGGAACAGCTTGCCCTAGGGGTCGATGTCCGCAGTACCCGTCAGGATATGCAAGAATTCGATCATGTCTTTGAACAGCTCAAGAAGCATGGCTCGGTTGATGTTATCTATCTGACTGCTAAGGATGAAGAGTTGATTGCACGCTTTAGTGCATCGCGCCGGCCTCATCCGCTCACCAGTCGTTTTAACACGCTGGCACAATGTATCCATGAGGAAAAGGCACTACTACTGCCGATTCAGTTGCGTGCAACTGTGCATATCGATACCACTAGCAAGAGTGTGCATGATCTCAAGCATACCTTGTTGTCCAGATTGGGACAGTCCGATAATCTGATTGTGATCTTACAGTCATTTGGTTATAAACACGGGATTCCATTGGATGCGGATTATGTGTTTGATGTCCGCCATCTGCCGAATCCGCACTGGGATTTAGAATTGCGCAAATACAGCGGTTTGGATGAACCGGTTCGCAATTTTTTACAAGCCAGTGCACAGACCAATGATATGTTTCATGATATTTATCACTTTCTGGATAAATGGTTACCGGCATTCGCTGAAGGTCACCGGCATTATATGACGGTTTCGGTAGGTTGTACGGGTGGACAGCATCGTTCAGTATATATTGTGGATAGACTCAAAAAGGCTCTTGAGGCAAAATGGTCTATTCAGGTCTTACATAGAGAAATGAAGCACTGGTCATGA
- the panC gene encoding pantoate--beta-alanine ligase: MKTETTIQGLIASLNPARTARKIIGFVPTMGNLHEGHLNLVREARKICDVVVVSIFVNPIQFGPNEDFANYPRTLEQDSQLLADVGCDIIFAPSVEQMYGNQPRLTNISVSGITDDLCGQSRPGHFDGVAVVVTKLFNIVQPKFAFFGQKDYQQLAVIRQLVRDLNLPLEVIGVPIARAEDGLALSSRNGYLTTEQRQIAPTIYQSLKNAQQQLQQGMALAEVLETIKQQLTEAGFVVDYVEARTPDLKPIDEFNQDLVLFVAAKLGTTRLIDNLQVKLQPA, from the coding sequence ATGAAAACAGAAACGACCATTCAGGGACTTATTGCTTCACTTAATCCGGCTCGTACGGCTAGAAAAATTATTGGCTTTGTGCCGACCATGGGGAACCTGCATGAAGGTCATCTGAATCTGGTCCGTGAAGCACGTAAAATTTGTGATGTGGTTGTGGTGAGCATTTTCGTCAATCCCATCCAGTTCGGACCGAATGAAGACTTTGCCAACTATCCACGTACCTTGGAGCAAGACAGTCAACTGTTAGCGGATGTAGGTTGCGATATTATTTTTGCCCCAAGTGTTGAGCAGATGTATGGCAATCAGCCGCGTCTGACCAACATCAGCGTCAGCGGCATTACGGATGATTTATGTGGTCAATCGCGTCCGGGGCATTTTGATGGGGTCGCGGTTGTGGTGACCAAACTGTTTAATATTGTACAGCCAAAATTTGCCTTTTTTGGCCAAAAAGACTATCAGCAGTTAGCTGTAATTCGCCAATTGGTGCGTGATCTGAATTTGCCGCTGGAAGTGATTGGTGTGCCGATTGCTCGCGCAGAAGACGGTTTGGCTTTGAGTTCGCGTAATGGCTATTTGACTACAGAGCAACGCCAGATCGCTCCGACCATCTATCAAAGTTTGAAAAATGCACAGCAACAACTGCAGCAAGGTATGGCTTTAGCCGAAGTGCTCGAAACGATAAAACAGCAGTTGACAGAAGCCGGCTTTGTTGTGGACTATGTAGAAGCACGTACCCCAGACTTAAAACCGATTGATGAGTTTAATCAAGATCTTGTGTTATTTGTGGCTGCTAAATTGGGCACGACACGCTTGATTGATAATTTGCAGGTGAAATTACAACCTGCTTAA
- the panB gene encoding 3-methyl-2-oxobutanoate hydroxymethyltransferase, protein MISLSDLRQFKAEGRKFSCLTCYDASMAKAMEIAQIDSILIGDSLGMSIQGLDSTLPVTVADMAYHTAAVRRGNQHAFIMTDLPFMSYATLTDALNSAKTVMQAGAQMVKMEGGAWLSESIQVLARNGIPVCVHLGLTPQSVHMFGGYKLQARTREAADRLIADCQAVVEAGAALLLLECVPAQLGKEIAELFPQVPVIGIGAGADTDGQVLVVQDMLGLTFGRVARFVRNFMKEQAGETAILDAFKAYHAAVQDQSFPAKEHTFQVEL, encoded by the coding sequence ATGATTAGTCTCAGTGACTTAAGACAATTCAAAGCTGAAGGACGTAAATTTTCTTGTTTGACTTGCTATGATGCAAGCATGGCCAAAGCCATGGAAATTGCGCAAATTGACAGTATTTTAATTGGCGATTCTTTGGGGATGTCAATACAGGGACTCGATTCTACCCTCCCGGTCACTGTTGCCGACATGGCGTACCATACGGCAGCCGTACGCCGTGGTAATCAGCATGCCTTTATCATGACTGATCTGCCTTTTATGAGTTATGCCACGCTGACAGATGCTCTGAACAGTGCCAAGACAGTCATGCAAGCCGGTGCTCAAATGGTCAAAATGGAAGGTGGTGCTTGGCTCAGTGAGTCCATTCAAGTGCTAGCACGCAATGGGATTCCTGTCTGTGTGCACTTGGGTTTGACACCACAATCGGTTCACATGTTTGGTGGCTACAAGTTGCAAGCGCGTACCCGTGAAGCTGCAGACCGTCTGATTGCTGACTGTCAGGCTGTAGTGGAGGCGGGTGCTGCCTTGCTGTTGCTCGAATGTGTGCCCGCGCAGTTGGGCAAAGAAATTGCCGAGCTGTTCCCGCAAGTGCCGGTGATTGGTATTGGTGCAGGTGCTGACACCGACGGTCAGGTGCTGGTCGTACAGGATATGCTGGGATTGACTTTCGGTCGTGTAGCACGTTTTGTGCGTAATTTTATGAAAGAACAGGCGGGAGAAACTGCCATTCTGGATGCTTTTAAAGCCTACCATGCTGCGGTACAAGATCAGAGTTTTCCCGCAAAAGAACATACTTTCCAAGTTGAGCTGTAA
- the folK gene encoding 2-amino-4-hydroxy-6-hydroxymethyldihydropteridine diphosphokinase, with the protein MSIRSYIGLGSNLGDSRQILAEAVAKLATLGSVQVSKLYQSPPMGPQDQPHYFNAVVQLDTTLPALDLLDQLQRFEQEAGRVRLRHWGERTLDLDLLLYGDEQIQHERLTVPHVGILQRDFVLIPLLELNPGLQIQGHTLQNLAPVQHSTLQVIAEQDWTDC; encoded by the coding sequence ATGAGTATTCGTAGCTACATCGGACTCGGTAGTAACTTAGGGGATTCACGCCAGATTCTTGCAGAAGCTGTCGCCAAGTTGGCCACCTTAGGATCCGTACAGGTCTCTAAACTCTACCAAAGTCCGCCGATGGGGCCACAAGATCAACCCCACTATTTCAACGCTGTTGTGCAGCTGGATACGACGCTACCAGCACTTGACCTGCTCGATCAGCTACAGCGCTTTGAGCAGGAAGCGGGGCGGGTTAGACTGCGGCATTGGGGTGAGCGCACCTTGGATCTGGATTTGCTGCTTTATGGCGATGAGCAGATCCAGCATGAACGTCTAACGGTACCGCATGTTGGCATTTTACAACGGGATTTTGTACTCATCCCATTGCTTGAATTGAACCCCGGTCTTCAGATTCAAGGACATACACTACAAAACTTGGCACCCGTTCAGCACTCGACACTTCAGGTGATTGCTGAGCAGGATTGGACTGATTGCTAA
- the pcnB gene encoding polynucleotide adenylyltransferase PcnB: MQTLRASKCGLSTAQLPSSILDVIDTLTKAGFEAYIVGGGVRDMMLGLNPKDFDAVTNATPAQVKEVFGRRCRIIGRRFELAHVYSGRELIEVATFRAPPKKTMTSAAGMILRDNNWGSIEQDFARRDFSINALYYQPRKGIVLDFCHAVEDIENKTLRLLGDPTVRFEEDPVRMLRTLRFAAKLNFDIDPEILKIFTPEMTQLLRDVSPHRLYDESQKLFTMGHLHRVLPMLIQFDIWKQLFADIRPDITPFIERAAKNTDQRIQIGKTINPAFFYAVLLWQPFLERCDFYLSKGIVPAEARAQAGLDVLKRQATRTVIPRFAETFIREVWEMQTRLLNPKPQQIEALAGHARFRAGFDFLLLREKSGDETTQGMGLWWENYQEMSSDQKEQAIAQYNRQRAKKRRKASEEIPDLPAAVELEPLVNEPEPRSRRARKARANEQQRSERQPTQSVEVAPGIRSDHPILKRKRVQRDLSQVIFGPTQ, encoded by the coding sequence TTGCAAACTTTGCGCGCGTCAAAATGTGGTTTATCAACCGCTCAATTACCTTCTTCCATTTTAGATGTGATTGATACCCTCACCAAAGCGGGCTTTGAAGCCTATATCGTCGGTGGAGGTGTCCGTGACATGATGCTTGGGCTTAATCCCAAGGATTTTGATGCTGTGACGAATGCAACCCCGGCACAGGTCAAAGAGGTGTTTGGACGCCGCTGCCGGATTATTGGACGTCGTTTTGAGCTGGCCCATGTCTACTCTGGGCGAGAGTTGATTGAAGTGGCAACTTTCCGTGCACCACCGAAAAAGACCATGACCAGCGCTGCAGGCATGATTCTGCGTGATAATAACTGGGGAAGCATCGAACAGGATTTTGCACGTCGCGATTTCTCGATCAATGCTCTGTACTATCAGCCACGTAAAGGTATCGTGCTGGACTTTTGTCATGCTGTAGAGGACATTGAAAACAAAACCTTGCGTTTACTGGGTGATCCTACGGTTCGTTTTGAAGAAGATCCAGTACGCATGCTGCGCACATTGCGTTTTGCAGCAAAATTGAATTTTGATATTGACCCTGAAATTCTCAAAATTTTCACCCCGGAAATGACCCAGTTATTACGTGATGTGTCGCCACATCGCCTTTATGATGAGTCACAAAAACTGTTCACGATGGGGCATTTGCATCGGGTTTTGCCGATGCTGATCCAGTTTGATATCTGGAAACAACTTTTTGCCGATATTCGTCCTGATATTACGCCGTTTATCGAGCGTGCAGCTAAAAATACCGATCAACGTATCCAGATCGGTAAAACCATTAACCCGGCATTTTTCTATGCAGTGCTGTTATGGCAACCTTTCCTGGAACGCTGTGATTTCTATTTGAGTAAAGGGATTGTGCCTGCTGAAGCACGTGCCCAGGCGGGTCTGGATGTGCTCAAACGCCAGGCGACTCGAACCGTTATTCCGCGCTTTGCTGAAACCTTTATTCGCGAAGTCTGGGAAATGCAGACCCGATTGCTCAATCCAAAGCCACAACAGATTGAAGCACTGGCTGGCCATGCACGTTTCCGTGCCGGATTTGACTTTTTATTATTGCGCGAAAAATCTGGCGATGAGACCACTCAAGGCATGGGGCTATGGTGGGAAAATTATCAGGAAATGAGCAGCGACCAGAAAGAACAGGCGATTGCTCAATATAACCGCCAACGTGCCAAGAAACGCCGTAAAGCGAGCGAAGAAATTCCGGATCTGCCAGCAGCAGTAGAATTGGAACCATTGGTGAATGAGCCTGAGCCACGCAGCCGTCGTGCGCGTAAAGCCCGTGCAAATGAGCAGCAGCGTTCTGAACGCCAACCTACTCAGTCGGTTGAAGTTGCACCGGGCATCCGTTCGGATCATCCAATTTTAAAACGTAAGCGTGTTCAGCGTGATCTTAGCCAAGTGATTTTTGGACCGACTCAATGA
- a CDS encoding ComEA family DNA-binding protein yields the protein MGTCVYAQSFDQSYLKWKAEQLAHDERLKQKQLQDHYLARPTQQSSSNDRIRLNQASLQQLQQLSGIGEKKAQAILDYRQKNGGFKSVDELQNIKGIGPKLLAKNRDRLSL from the coding sequence ATGGGGACATGCGTATACGCCCAATCCTTTGATCAATCTTATCTGAAATGGAAAGCTGAGCAGTTGGCTCATGATGAACGCTTAAAACAAAAACAGCTGCAGGACCATTACCTCGCTCGACCGACCCAGCAAAGCAGCTCCAATGACAGAATTCGCCTGAATCAGGCCTCTTTGCAGCAGCTGCAGCAGTTAAGCGGGATTGGTGAGAAGAAAGCACAAGCCATTTTGGATTACCGGCAAAAAAATGGCGGTTTTAAAAGTGTCGATGAGTTGCAGAATATTAAGGGAATTGGGCCAAAATTATTGGCTAAAAACCGTGACCGTTTAAGCCTGTAA
- the mazG gene encoding nucleoside triphosphate pyrophosphohydrolase, with product MEKLLKIMQQLREQCPWDQAQTPESLTKYAIEEAYEVEAAVRSGNSDDVRDELGDLLLQVVFQSQMYQEQGAFNFQDVVEAISTKLIRRHPHVFQAEQFAHLSAEDVAALWKRIKQQEKQGKPRARLDEIKPGPALSQAEQIQKNVAKIGFDFPDVQGAYHKLEEELAELRDAMQTGNSDEMLEEFGDCLFSLVNIGRKLGLSSEQALLGTIHKFRSRFALMEVQAQQQKQNLEDMSLEDMDQLWEQAKQQLKTKATEHEKLPNLMGNTHS from the coding sequence ATGGAAAAGTTATTAAAGATTATGCAGCAGTTGCGTGAACAATGCCCATGGGATCAGGCACAAACGCCTGAGAGTCTGACCAAATACGCCATTGAAGAAGCTTATGAAGTAGAAGCCGCAGTCCGTTCTGGCAATAGCGATGATGTGCGCGATGAGTTGGGCGATCTCCTGTTGCAGGTGGTGTTCCAGTCACAAATGTATCAGGAGCAGGGCGCCTTTAATTTTCAGGATGTTGTTGAGGCGATCAGTACGAAATTGATTCGCCGTCATCCCCATGTGTTTCAGGCAGAACAGTTTGCTCATTTGAGTGCTGAAGATGTCGCAGCATTGTGGAAACGCATCAAACAGCAAGAAAAACAGGGCAAACCGCGTGCGCGTCTGGATGAAATTAAGCCGGGACCAGCACTCTCTCAGGCCGAGCAGATTCAGAAAAATGTGGCAAAAATCGGCTTTGATTTCCCTGATGTCCAAGGGGCTTATCACAAACTGGAAGAAGAGCTGGCAGAGTTGCGTGACGCTATGCAGACAGGAAATTCCGATGAAATGCTAGAGGAATTTGGTGATTGTTTGTTCTCTTTAGTGAATATTGGTCGTAAACTGGGTTTGTCGAGTGAACAGGCTCTCTTGGGAACGATCCATAAATTCCGCAGTCGCTTTGCATTGATGGAAGTACAGGCTCAACAACAAAAACAAAATTTAGAGGACATGAGCTTAGAAGACATGGATCAGCTTTGGGAGCAAGCAAAACAACAATTAAAAACAAAGGCGACAGAACATGAAAAATTACCAAATCTTATGGGGAACACCCACAGCTAG